One Spiroplasma endosymbiont of Dioctria linearis DNA segment encodes these proteins:
- a CDS encoding DAK2 domain-containing protein, producing the protein MKDTQILKGMITSGVNNLYNNYPHIDKLNVFPVPDGDTGTNMNLTCTNGFVEIEKEEFTNVGSLMSKFSRGLIMGARGNSGVIFSQIIKGFSNGMKDKEKLDLDTWKESFTKAKDVAYSAVMKPVEGTILTVIRETSEYVNSLVEEQAPNDFWEGLVKAANKSLDNTPELLPALKEVGVVDSGGYGLVKFFEGMQYFVKKQKPISKLKKLEENTGSNIEMSIEEQFGYCTEAIVMLNDEFIDKLKIDTVRDTFEQYGNSSIVAVMDGDILKVHTHALMPGQILSYLQQFGEFKNIKVENMTLQADKHVANTIETSARVTAQQQRKLKNDVSTIAVVRSKGIQDYFKNDLSLDYVIDGGPKMNPSTNDFMKAIQAVDAKTVYIFPNDSNVLLAAKQAKELEKMSKIVVIETKTIPQGITAYLNLDIEDTPKKNESNINKAIKNIVSVSINKAARDATIDGVNIKAGEYMMMADKKITISAKTLKDVFYKSLSKFITAKTEILTIFTGQDASFKDINDLRKYLDENYDVEYEVVDGQQEVYSFIIGIE; encoded by the coding sequence ATGAAAGATACACAAATTTTAAAAGGTATGATAACTAGTGGGGTTAATAATTTATATAACAATTATCCTCATATAGATAAACTAAATGTTTTTCCTGTACCTGATGGTGATACAGGAACAAATATGAATTTAACTTGTACCAATGGATTTGTTGAAATTGAAAAAGAAGAGTTTACTAATGTGGGCTCATTAATGAGCAAATTTTCTAGAGGCCTAATAATGGGTGCTAGAGGAAATTCTGGTGTTATCTTCTCTCAAATCATTAAGGGTTTCTCTAATGGAATGAAAGATAAGGAAAAACTTGATTTAGATACTTGAAAAGAATCTTTTACGAAAGCAAAAGATGTTGCATATTCAGCAGTTATGAAACCAGTTGAAGGTACTATTTTAACTGTAATTCGTGAAACTAGTGAATATGTAAACTCTCTTGTTGAAGAACAAGCACCAAATGACTTTTGAGAAGGACTTGTTAAAGCTGCTAATAAATCTTTAGATAATACTCCAGAGTTATTACCTGCTTTAAAAGAAGTTGGCGTTGTAGATAGTGGTGGATATGGTTTAGTTAAGTTCTTCGAAGGAATGCAATATTTTGTTAAAAAACAAAAACCAATATCAAAATTAAAAAAATTAGAAGAAAATACAGGTTCAAATATTGAAATGTCAATTGAAGAGCAATTTGGTTATTGTACAGAAGCAATTGTTATGCTAAATGACGAATTCATTGATAAGTTAAAAATTGATACAGTAAGAGATACTTTTGAGCAATATGGAAATTCATCAATTGTTGCAGTTATGGATGGAGATATTTTAAAAGTGCATACACATGCATTAATGCCGGGGCAAATATTATCTTATTTACAACAATTTGGAGAATTTAAAAATATTAAAGTTGAAAATATGACTTTACAAGCAGATAAACATGTAGCAAATACTATAGAAACTTCAGCAAGAGTTACTGCTCAACAACAACGTAAATTAAAAAATGATGTTTCTACAATAGCAGTTGTGAGATCAAAAGGAATTCAAGATTACTTTAAAAATGATTTAAGTTTAGATTATGTTATTGATGGTGGTCCAAAAATGAATCCTTCAACAAATGATTTTATGAAAGCAATTCAAGCTGTTGATGCAAAAACTGTATACATTTTCCCTAATGATTCAAATGTATTGTTAGCAGCAAAACAAGCAAAAGAATTAGAAAAAATGTCAAAAATAGTTGTTATTGAAACTAAAACAATTCCACAAGGAATTACTGCATATCTAAATCTTGATATTGAAGATACTCCTAAGAAGAATGAATCAAATATTAATAAGGCAATTAAAAATATTGTTTCAGTTTCAATTAATAAAGCAGCAAGAGATGCAACAATTGATGGTGTAAATATTAAAGCTGGTGAATATATGATGATGGCAGATAAAAAAATTACAATATCAGCTAAAACTTTAAAAGATGTTTTCTATAAATCATTATCAAAATTTATTACTGCAAAAACAGAAATTTTAACAATATTTACAGGTCAAGATGCATCATTTAAAGATATTAATGATCTTCGTAAATATCTTGATGAAAATTATGATGTAGAATATGAAGTTGTTGATGGACAACAAGAAGTATATTCATTTATTATTGGTATAGAATAA
- the rnc gene encoding ribonuclease III, giving the protein MTIKKFLLSEFEIVIKDESYYSEALTHNSFSNENRLAKNYQRLEFLGDAILQMKVSDYLYKLFPKSNEGLLTKYRSSIVKKDTLAEISRKIKLGQLIRLGIGELDSKGYEKDSILSDVYESMTAAIYLDQGEKILDKWLKKTIFSDYVINQFLDKSHDFKSELQELIQLEIRSELSYVVVSQEKLENNTTLFIVNAVLEGMVFGTGKGSNKKQAEQEAAKNALSKIKKNK; this is encoded by the coding sequence ATGACAATTAAAAAATTTCTTTTAAGTGAATTTGAAATTGTAATTAAAGATGAGTCTTACTATAGTGAGGCCTTGACACATAACTCATTTTCAAACGAGAATAGACTTGCTAAAAATTATCAAAGACTTGAATTTCTTGGAGATGCAATCTTGCAAATGAAAGTAAGTGATTATCTTTATAAATTATTTCCAAAATCAAATGAGGGATTATTAACAAAATATAGAAGCTCAATTGTAAAAAAAGATACTTTAGCCGAAATTTCAAGAAAAATAAAACTTGGACAATTAATTAGATTAGGAATTGGTGAATTAGATTCAAAAGGCTATGAAAAGGACTCAATTCTTTCTGATGTTTATGAGTCAATGACAGCGGCTATATATTTAGATCAAGGGGAAAAAATACTTGATAAATGACTAAAAAAAACTATTTTTAGTGATTATGTGATAAATCAATTTTTAGATAAATCACATGATTTTAAATCTGAATTGCAAGAGCTTATTCAATTAGAAATAAGAAGTGAATTATCTTATGTTGTTGTTAGTCAAGAAAAACTTGAAAATAATACAACGTTGTTTATAGTTAATGCTGTTCTTGAAGGAATGGTATTTGGAACAGGAAAAGGAAGCAATAAAAAGCAAGCTGAACAAGAAGCTGCTAAAAATGCTTTATCAAAAATAAAAAAAAATAAATAA
- the plsX gene encoding phosphate acyltransferase PlsX yields the protein MDYKVIAFDVMGSDNGLIPAVDAAIKLLGEQKDLKIIFVGNEENLKKELSSKKYNHDQIEILNTSEVIEMTDGIMDIRRKKDSSMVKALELVKDGKAHAITTGGATAPFVAGCHFILKKLDGIERPGFMPVIPTLVKGKITLLLDVGANLECDPEDLVNFAIMATAYSKAVNGVENPEVALLNIGEEKSKGLELHQKAYKLLQENKSLNFVGNIESRYLASGKVDIIVTDGYTGNIALKAAEGMGKSLLTEIKSALTKNIFRKLAALRLRKAFKEVSAKFDYKNHAGAIILGAKNIAFKSHGSSDKIAFYATLKMTYNAIKNDVVKKVEKALYK from the coding sequence ATGGATTATAAAGTAATAGCTTTTGATGTTATGGGTTCGGATAATGGTTTAATTCCAGCAGTTGATGCTGCTATTAAACTATTAGGTGAGCAAAAAGATTTAAAAATTATTTTTGTTGGAAATGAAGAGAATTTAAAAAAAGAGTTGTCTTCAAAAAAATATAACCATGATCAAATTGAAATTTTAAATACTTCAGAAGTAATTGAAATGACAGATGGAATAATGGATATTAGAAGAAAAAAAGATTCAAGTATGGTTAAAGCACTTGAATTAGTAAAAGATGGAAAAGCACATGCAATTACAACTGGGGGTGCAACAGCTCCTTTTGTAGCAGGTTGTCATTTTATTTTGAAAAAGCTTGATGGTATTGAAAGACCTGGATTTATGCCAGTTATACCAACATTAGTTAAAGGAAAAATTACTCTTTTATTAGATGTAGGTGCAAATTTAGAATGTGATCCTGAGGATTTAGTAAATTTTGCTATTATGGCAACAGCATATTCAAAAGCTGTTAATGGTGTTGAAAATCCTGAAGTAGCATTATTAAATATAGGTGAGGAAAAATCAAAAGGCTTAGAATTGCATCAAAAAGCTTATAAATTATTACAAGAAAATAAGTCTCTAAATTTTGTTGGAAATATTGAATCAAGATATTTAGCAAGTGGTAAAGTGGATATTATCGTCACTGATGGTTACACAGGAAATATAGCTTTAAAAGCAGCAGAAGGAATGGGAAAATCTCTTTTAACAGAAATTAAATCTGCACTTACAAAAAATATATTTAGAAAATTAGCTGCATTAAGATTGCGTAAGGCATTTAAAGAAGTTTCAGCAAAGTTTGATTATAAAAATCATGCTGGAGCAATAATTTTAGGAGCAAAAAACATTGCTTTTAAATCTCATGGCTCAAGTGATAAAATCGCTTTCTATGCAACTTTGAAAATGACTTATAATGCAATTAAAAATGATGTTGTTAAAAAAGTGGAAAAGGCGTTATATAAATAA
- a CDS encoding AAA family ATPase, with amino-acid sequence MIFLKKIEAFGFKSFAEPTTLNFDFSMTGIVGPNGSGKSNINDAIMWALGEQSYKSLRGDSIDDIVFSGSSEKKPLNMAEITLVFDNSNKAFSSLEYNEVSITRKFFKLTKESEYYINGSRVRLKDIQDVALETGLTKSSLAIISQGSISNFVESKSEDRRRLFDEAAGVARYKKRKDEAIRKLVRSQENLDRLNDIINEIERKLPTLKRQSKKAESYKEFFDELKNIEVAVLVNDIKLYKQKIVEINEQKSELKLEINSLDKQISKRSEEFNTIADSNYNKEKELSNLNKGFTKIVEKISELKVSRITLESKKNKVDIDDKEFKISDLKNKAKELEIRLEAEEQKLSKLLKDKVEKRESLDDASQKRFRLNQELDAIRKQLAKTESSLETLLARKHSFDNLFEGVKNILENRSTLSGIMGTVQELISVNKNYEVALLTVIQNGLQNIVVKSTADVKISIDFLKNNKAGYATFLPLDNLKPSFINNETRFIIQKSKGFIGFGNELVNIDKKYQVVLDYLLSNYLVVDDYENAIELSKITNQKFHIVTLDGQRILPHGAIIGGSRRNKNVVLNDSVQIQEYENQKKELDQKELETSKEVEALSGMIEVLREEIAEIQTAIGASRNSSQLIEKEATEVKEEFRIITGKELDGGQQEFQSIDEQIIKIISEISAQETLKDEIQQQINVIRTLKDKSNERQNSLNSIINQDRGLLSSLKDKYSNLNSDGTLMQEKQVNATTRLAQNYSLTFEAALELNTNLIETESEVRDRINYLRKEIHSLGNVNLDSIDEYQEENERYQTYVEQTQDVLESIKNLKDAIGDMDQQMIIQFKKIIKDVNGVLPDTFATLFGGGTASIIYTNPDDILNTGIDLKIAPPGKKIANLNLLSGGEKSMVALSVLFSILKVKPIPLVILDEVEAPLDIANVERFAKYIKTFTKSTQFMIVTHRMGTMENCDTLFGATMEQKGITKLVQIKLIEAKKLSNTN; translated from the coding sequence ATGATATTCTTAAAAAAAATTGAAGCGTTTGGGTTCAAATCTTTTGCTGAACCTACTACTTTAAATTTTGACTTTTCAATGACAGGGATAGTGGGTCCCAATGGTAGCGGTAAATCTAATATAAATGATGCTATTATGTGAGCTCTTGGAGAACAATCATATAAATCACTTCGTGGAGATTCAATTGATGATATTGTTTTCTCAGGAAGTAGTGAAAAGAAACCATTAAACATGGCAGAAATTACCCTTGTATTCGACAATAGCAATAAGGCCTTCAGTTCATTAGAATATAATGAAGTTTCAATTACAAGAAAGTTTTTCAAATTAACAAAAGAATCTGAATATTATATAAATGGAAGCAGAGTTCGTTTAAAAGATATTCAAGATGTTGCTTTAGAAACAGGTTTAACTAAATCAAGTTTAGCAATTATATCTCAAGGATCAATTAGTAACTTTGTTGAATCAAAATCAGAAGATAGAAGAAGACTTTTTGATGAAGCAGCAGGGGTTGCTCGTTATAAGAAAAGAAAAGATGAAGCTATTAGAAAACTTGTAAGATCACAAGAAAATCTAGATAGACTAAATGACATAATAAATGAAATTGAAAGAAAATTACCAACTTTAAAAAGACAATCAAAAAAAGCTGAATCTTATAAAGAGTTTTTTGATGAACTAAAAAATATTGAAGTTGCAGTTCTTGTAAATGACATAAAACTTTATAAGCAAAAAATAGTTGAAATTAATGAGCAAAAAAGTGAACTAAAATTAGAAATTAATTCTTTAGATAAACAAATTAGTAAAAGAAGTGAAGAGTTTAACACTATTGCAGATTCAAATTATAATAAGGAAAAAGAATTATCAAATCTTAATAAAGGATTTACTAAAATAGTAGAGAAAATTAGTGAATTAAAAGTTTCAAGAATTACTCTTGAGTCTAAAAAAAATAAAGTTGATATTGATGATAAAGAATTTAAAATATCTGATTTAAAAAATAAGGCAAAGGAATTAGAAATTAGATTAGAAGCTGAAGAGCAAAAACTTTCAAAATTATTAAAAGATAAAGTTGAAAAAAGAGAAAGTTTAGATGATGCTAGTCAAAAACGTTTTAGATTAAATCAAGAATTAGATGCAATTAGAAAGCAACTTGCTAAAACTGAATCTAGTTTAGAAACTCTATTAGCAAGAAAGCATTCTTTTGATAACTTATTTGAAGGAGTAAAAAATATTCTTGAAAATAGATCAACACTATCAGGAATTATGGGAACTGTTCAAGAATTAATTAGTGTAAATAAAAATTATGAAGTTGCACTTTTAACAGTAATTCAAAATGGATTACAAAATATAGTTGTTAAATCAACTGCAGATGTAAAAATTTCAATCGATTTCTTAAAAAATAATAAAGCAGGTTATGCAACATTTTTGCCACTTGATAATTTAAAACCTAGTTTTATTAATAATGAAACAAGATTTATTATTCAAAAATCTAAGGGATTTATTGGGTTTGGAAATGAACTTGTAAATATAGATAAAAAATATCAAGTAGTATTAGATTATCTTTTATCAAATTATTTGGTTGTTGATGATTATGAAAATGCAATAGAGCTTTCAAAAATTACAAACCAAAAGTTTCATATAGTTACTTTAGATGGGCAAAGAATATTACCACATGGAGCCATTATTGGTGGAAGTAGAAGAAATAAAAATGTAGTTTTAAATGATTCAGTTCAAATTCAAGAATATGAAAATCAGAAAAAAGAACTTGATCAAAAAGAACTTGAAACCTCTAAAGAAGTAGAAGCTCTAAGTGGTATGATAGAAGTTTTACGTGAAGAAATTGCTGAAATTCAAACTGCAATAGGAGCTTCTAGAAATTCTTCTCAATTAATTGAAAAAGAGGCAACTGAAGTAAAAGAAGAATTTAGAATAATTACTGGTAAAGAACTTGATGGAGGTCAACAAGAATTCCAATCAATTGATGAACAAATTATTAAAATTATTTCTGAGATATCAGCACAAGAAACATTAAAGGATGAAATTCAACAACAAATTAATGTTATTAGAACTTTAAAAGATAAATCAAATGAAAGACAAAATAGTTTAAACTCAATTATTAACCAAGATAGAGGTTTATTATCTTCATTAAAAGATAAGTACTCAAATTTAAACTCTGATGGAACTTTAATGCAAGAAAAGCAAGTTAATGCAACAACAAGATTAGCTCAGAATTATAGCTTAACTTTTGAAGCAGCATTGGAACTAAACACTAATCTTATTGAAACAGAAAGTGAAGTTAGAGATAGAATCAATTATCTAAGAAAAGAAATTCACTCATTGGGAAATGTTAACTTAGATTCAATTGATGAATATCAAGAAGAAAATGAAAGATATCAAACATATGTTGAGCAAACTCAAGATGTGCTTGAATCTATTAAAAATCTAAAAGATGCAATTGGCGATATGGATCAACAAATGATAATTCAGTTCAAAAAAATAATTAAAGATGTTAATGGAGTATTACCAGATACATTTGCAACATTATTTGGGGGGGGAACTGCATCAATTATTTATACAAATCCAGATGATATTTTAAATACAGGTATTGATTTAAAAATAGCTCCACCAGGTAAAAAAATTGCAAATTTAAATCTATTAAGTGGTGGAGAAAAATCAATGGTAGCATTATCTGTTTTATTCTCAATTTTAAAAGTTAAACCAATTCCATTGGTTATTCTAGATGAGGTAGAAGCTCCTCTAGATATTGCAAACGTAGAACGATTTGCAAAATATATTAAGACATTTACTAAAAGCACACAATTCATGATTGTTACTCATAGAATGGGTACAATGGAAAATTGTGACACTTTATTTGGAGCAACAATGGAACAAAAGGGTATTACAAAACTTGTTCAAATTAAGTTAATTGAAGCAAAAAAATTATCAAATACAAATTAG
- a CDS encoding ABC transporter permease: MKNIFKSYMKAFLKAWVETLGTIMFLMIFTMLIFGMLATPLQLSLKASSVKKNTNLWQEQWQGITKMDDDFIYPYIWENEEFIIEYKNMNFELNQPSDGWLKKETKEIIQAYAKDVVKEITGSKTKISDEEEKELEDQQILSGLRTIIWYYTYYGNDNTINAFTTKGKERPLKVGDIFTQEAQKEIASFGNYQNRNINNYVILSILEQLKSQSNDSFLYENFINANIKMQKGAEDHFIYNMSNVSALGGNDSYDINNIVLQSGKLPEKNNEIIISDAYAKNQNKKIGDEIILGVDQPYQNPNGPPLKPLPFKIVGIGLKYSSLTPINFSSFSDSIQNYGQVFLKNSFFTEENDENGYTFSQLFTTDNMTSNSDLGFYLFYREETFITKNSNNYNLNELFSSNIVTSNKKESPLTNLSILSPGTTIFKEPSEHSVIATLTNLYIITWIYVMIGAILFLLGFMFILFVLKKEINNTRKQLGVFKSLGYRTSELTWVFSLKTFLTMIIGIGIGYLLSFPFQIDSATKQFSTFVIFDFQKIYASPIFLMVLMIIVPILFAGLSYLIIFKFLNEGALSLLTSGPKKSKSDVIVLILKIIFFPALIYSLFNWITLKILRKRNKGFTFRMQHAFVSAGKGKFTLIMGLFLFSSFLFTLQLRAMPVIKNMIEGVYNIYTKDVNHYYSFKNVVPIKVSPNGIHQDITKENYGLKYENIETQKVEEFIRNSQEDKYKTTNNFSLLMSNISKARDEIMNTEYWESNKEVISYVATLTALITPLNQKISTTQNLLNRIEAPEEIPEYSILKVTPEQMGGIFLDDIGKLACVSPLGMNYNGSCEDVESVKKYFIDDLNNILPKNQTRAEIKLSNTLVNLVTTFAKMKEGINSLLSVNKVIFNGNDEALQTILPYYIKNNNDVDIEKSVLRLIDTTNKIGGNTRAVVNLDSVSEKAMNELQENNEDYINAVISFRLSKILNKNVGDVFEITLGKNKTVNIRIASINENDTLLQDIYVDYSTFIKNVNQVESIDTNELLFNSIISTKVASEGKIDLKDVAGSQRNFRYSRDTYTIASSQNKPWLGSILAPSIDGNSLDKPTSVNFFMDSSVITLPILKSVINQVLGKMTKAMLMYILIDIVLLIILLIVIMNIIITDSINVITIMRSLGYKNGEINWMVMGKYISGSAISYLFAFLASLVVWSGIQAFVWGRFKVLIALPSLPWIPFVSAIILGAILYIGWTAAMLQIKKRPLTLLVS, from the coding sequence ATGAAAAATATATTTAAATCTTATATGAAAGCTTTTTTAAAGGCTTGAGTAGAGACACTAGGAACAATTATGTTTCTAATGATTTTTACAATGCTTATTTTTGGGATGTTAGCTACACCTTTACAATTATCATTAAAAGCATCATCAGTTAAAAAAAATACAAACCTTTGACAAGAACAATGACAAGGGATAACTAAAATGGATGATGACTTTATTTATCCATATATTTGAGAAAATGAGGAATTCATAATTGAATATAAGAATATGAATTTTGAATTAAATCAACCTTCAGACGGTTGATTAAAAAAAGAAACAAAAGAGATAATTCAAGCATATGCAAAGGATGTTGTAAAAGAAATTACTGGTTCTAAAACTAAAATCTCTGATGAAGAAGAAAAAGAGCTTGAAGACCAACAAATTCTTTCAGGTCTAAGAACAATCATTTGGTATTATACATACTATGGAAACGATAATACAATTAATGCATTTACTACAAAAGGTAAAGAGAGACCGCTAAAAGTGGGAGATATTTTTACTCAAGAAGCTCAAAAAGAAATTGCTAGTTTTGGTAATTATCAAAATAGAAATATTAATAATTATGTAATTCTTTCAATTTTAGAGCAATTAAAAAGTCAATCAAATGATTCATTTCTATATGAAAATTTCATTAATGCAAATATTAAAATGCAAAAAGGTGCAGAGGATCATTTTATTTATAATATGTCAAATGTTAGTGCACTAGGTGGAAATGATTCATATGATATAAATAATATTGTTTTGCAAAGTGGAAAATTACCAGAAAAAAATAATGAAATCATTATTAGTGATGCTTACGCTAAAAATCAAAATAAAAAAATTGGAGATGAAATAATATTAGGTGTTGATCAACCTTATCAAAATCCAAATGGTCCTCCTTTAAAACCATTACCATTTAAAATTGTTGGTATTGGTCTAAAATACAGTTCGTTAACGCCAATTAATTTCTCATCATTTTCAGATTCTATTCAAAACTATGGTCAAGTATTCTTAAAAAATAGTTTTTTTACAGAAGAAAATGATGAAAATGGTTATACATTTAGTCAACTATTTACAACAGATAATATGACATCTAATTCTGATCTTGGATTTTACTTATTTTATCGTGAAGAAACTTTTATAACTAAGAATAGTAATAACTATAATCTTAATGAACTTTTCTCAAGCAATATAGTAACCAGTAATAAAAAAGAATCACCATTGACAAATCTATCAATTTTATCTCCTGGTACAACTATATTTAAAGAGCCAAGTGAACATAGTGTTATAGCTACATTGACAAATTTATATATAATTACATGAATTTATGTCATGATTGGAGCAATTCTATTTTTATTAGGATTTATGTTTATATTATTTGTTCTTAAAAAAGAAATTAATAATACAAGAAAGCAATTAGGAGTTTTTAAATCTCTTGGATATAGAACTAGTGAATTAACATGAGTATTTTCACTAAAAACTTTCTTAACTATGATTATAGGAATAGGAATAGGGTATTTACTTTCTTTCCCATTCCAAATTGATAGTGCAACCAAACAATTTAGTACGTTTGTTATTTTTGACTTTCAAAAAATATATGCTTCTCCAATATTTTTAATGGTCTTAATGATCATTGTGCCAATTTTATTTGCTGGACTAAGTTATTTAATAATATTTAAATTCCTTAATGAAGGAGCTTTATCTTTATTAACATCAGGACCTAAAAAAAGTAAATCAGATGTAATTGTTTTAATATTAAAAATTATATTTTTCCCTGCTTTAATTTATTCTTTATTTAACTGAATTACTTTAAAAATATTGAGAAAAAGGAATAAAGGATTTACATTTAGAATGCAACATGCTTTTGTCTCTGCAGGAAAAGGTAAGTTTACTCTTATTATGGGATTATTCTTATTTAGTTCATTCTTATTTACTTTGCAATTAAGAGCAATGCCTGTAATTAAAAATATGATTGAGGGAGTTTACAATATTTATACTAAAGATGTTAATCATTATTATTCTTTTAAAAATGTCGTACCAATTAAAGTATCTCCAAATGGAATACATCAAGATATTACAAAAGAAAATTATGGTCTTAAATATGAAAATATTGAAACTCAAAAAGTCGAAGAGTTTATTAGAAACTCACAAGAAGATAAATACAAAACTACAAATAATTTTTCTTTATTAATGTCTAATATTTCTAAGGCAAGAGATGAAATTATGAATACAGAATATTGAGAAAGTAATAAAGAAGTAATTTCTTATGTGGCTACATTGACTGCATTAATTACACCACTAAACCAAAAAATATCTACAACTCAAAATCTTTTAAATAGAATAGAAGCTCCTGAAGAAATTCCAGAGTATTCAATTCTAAAAGTAACTCCAGAACAAATGGGAGGTATATTTTTGGATGATATTGGAAAATTAGCTTGTGTATCTCCTTTAGGTATGAACTATAATGGTAGTTGTGAAGATGTTGAATCTGTTAAAAAATATTTTATAGATGACTTAAATAATATTCTTCCTAAAAATCAAACAAGAGCTGAAATTAAGTTAAGTAATACTTTAGTTAATTTAGTAACAACTTTTGCAAAAATGAAAGAGGGAATTAATTCTCTATTAAGTGTTAACAAAGTAATATTTAATGGAAATGATGAAGCCCTTCAAACAATATTGCCATATTATATTAAAAATAATAATGATGTAGATATTGAAAAATCTGTTCTAAGATTAATTGACACAACAAATAAAATTGGTGGAAACACAAGAGCTGTTGTAAATCTTGATTCAGTAAGTGAAAAAGCAATGAATGAATTACAAGAGAATAATGAAGATTATATTAATGCTGTAATATCTTTTAGACTTTCAAAAATTTTAAATAAAAATGTTGGAGATGTATTTGAAATCACTTTAGGTAAGAATAAAACTGTTAATATAAGAATTGCTTCAATAAATGAAAATGATACACTCCTTCAAGATATTTACGTTGATTATTCAACATTTATAAAAAATGTAAATCAAGTTGAATCAATAGATACAAATGAATTATTATTCAACTCAATAATAAGTACAAAAGTTGCAAGTGAAGGTAAAATTGATTTAAAAGATGTTGCTGGTTCTCAAAGAAATTTTAGATACTCAAGAGACACTTATACAATTGCATCTTCACAAAATAAACCGTGACTAGGTAGTATTTTAGCACCATCAATTGATGGAAATTCATTGGATAAACCAACATCTGTAAATTTCTTTATGGACTCATCTGTTATTACTTTACCTATATTAAAGTCTGTAATAAATCAGGTACTTGGTAAAATGACAAAAGCAATGTTGATGTATATTTTAATTGATATAGTTCTTCTTATTATTTTATTGATAGTAATTATGAATATTATTATTACTGATTCAATAAATGTTATTACAATAATGAGATCCCTAGGATATAAAAATGGTGAAATTAATTGAATGGTTATGGGGAAATATATTTCAGGTTCAGCAATTAGTTACTTATTTGCATTCTTAGCTTCGCTTGTAGTGTGATCTGGAATTCAAGCATTCGTTTGAGGTAGATTTAAAGTATTAATAGCTTTACCTTCATTACCTTGAATACCATTTGTTTCTGCAATAATTTTAGGAGCAATTCTTTACATTGGTTGAACTGCAGCTATGCTACAAATTAAAAAACGCCCACTTACATTGCTAGTTAGTTAA
- a CDS encoding Asp23/Gls24 family envelope stress response protein, with protein sequence MINKAILDSISNAVVTVPGVASFANYAAKSEFELKTEDIAKAVEMVSTDTMDRVKVHIILINGVNIRDVVSEVQIRVKYELEKLSQFVRNYIVDIAVDDLIVV encoded by the coding sequence ATGATAAATAAAGCTATTTTAGATTCTATATCAAATGCTGTTGTTACAGTACCTGGAGTAGCTTCATTTGCAAATTATGCAGCTAAATCAGAATTTGAATTAAAAACTGAAGATATTGCAAAGGCCGTAGAGATGGTATCAACTGATACAATGGACAGAGTTAAAGTACATATTATTTTAATCAATGGAGTTAACATACGAGACGTTGTTAGTGAAGTTCAAATACGTGTAAAGTATGAATTAGAAAAGCTTTCTCAGTTCGTGCGAAATTATATAGTTGATATTGCAGTAGATGATCTTATTGTCGTTTAG